A region from the Catellatospora sp. TT07R-123 genome encodes:
- a CDS encoding tetratricopeptide repeat protein, with the protein MSDLRPGQSIFTRGAVDLSALANRPAAPATPAPAPADNGSAAPTGTFPGAPAGGGAVVEVTEANVQAEVLERSMATPVVVAFLAPGYPEVQQLADTLAQFNAADGGLWVLAQVDVQANPRLAAMFRVQSVPTVYAVVGGQPVDAFAGPVPPAQLRQWLDAVLRAGGVPVEVPEDPRLAEADDALMMGDLDEAERAYRKILSDAPKDAAAEAGLAQVVLAKRIVGVDPQAAVAAADASPEDIAAQLRASDVEVLGGQAEQAYQRLVNLVRRVYGDDRERVRQHLVSLFAVAGPDDPAVAAARRALASALF; encoded by the coding sequence ATGAGCGATCTCCGACCCGGACAGTCGATCTTCACGCGTGGAGCCGTGGATCTCAGCGCGCTGGCCAACCGCCCCGCTGCCCCGGCCACGCCCGCGCCCGCACCGGCCGACAACGGCTCCGCGGCGCCCACCGGCACCTTCCCCGGCGCCCCCGCGGGGGGCGGCGCCGTGGTCGAGGTGACCGAGGCCAACGTGCAGGCCGAGGTGCTGGAGCGGTCGATGGCCACCCCGGTCGTGGTGGCGTTCCTGGCGCCCGGCTATCCCGAGGTGCAGCAGCTGGCCGACACCCTGGCCCAGTTCAACGCCGCCGACGGCGGGCTCTGGGTGCTGGCCCAGGTCGACGTCCAGGCCAACCCGCGCCTGGCCGCGATGTTCCGGGTCCAGAGCGTGCCCACCGTGTACGCCGTGGTCGGCGGCCAGCCCGTCGACGCGTTCGCCGGACCCGTCCCGCCCGCGCAGCTGCGCCAGTGGCTCGACGCGGTGCTGCGCGCGGGCGGCGTGCCGGTCGAGGTGCCGGAGGACCCGCGCCTGGCCGAGGCCGACGACGCGCTGATGATGGGCGACCTCGACGAGGCCGAGCGCGCGTACCGCAAGATCCTGTCCGACGCGCCGAAGGACGCCGCCGCCGAAGCCGGGCTGGCCCAGGTGGTGCTGGCCAAGCGCATCGTCGGGGTGGACCCGCAGGCAGCGGTCGCCGCCGCCGACGCCAGCCCCGAGGACATCGCGGCGCAGCTGCGCGCCTCCGACGTCGAGGTGCTGGGCGGCCAGGCGGAGCAGGCATACCAGCGGCTGGTGAATCTGGTGCGCCGGGTCTACGGTGACGATCGGGAGAGGGTGCGCCAGCACCTGGTGTCGCTGTTCGCCGTCGCCGGGCCGGACGACCCCGCGGTGGCGGCCGCGCGGCGCGCCCTGGCCAGCGCTCTGTTCTAG
- a CDS encoding RNA polymerase sigma factor, which translates to MQMPSAVTLSAAAPRADAAAEFEEFYAGQRERVFRALAVTLRDPTLAAEATDEAMARGYARWSQLRLHANPGGWLYRVGLNWATSWWRKVRRERPLPETLPPVDDGDPTALALLDTLPLAQRSVVVCRVLLQLSTAETAAALSLSEGTVKSRLSRALSHLRAALQEEEGMR; encoded by the coding sequence ATGCAGATGCCGTCCGCGGTGACCTTGAGCGCCGCCGCCCCGCGTGCCGACGCGGCGGCGGAGTTCGAGGAGTTCTACGCCGGCCAGCGCGAACGGGTGTTCCGCGCGCTGGCTGTCACCCTACGAGATCCGACCCTGGCCGCAGAGGCCACCGACGAGGCCATGGCCCGGGGGTACGCGCGCTGGTCGCAGCTCCGCCTCCACGCCAACCCCGGCGGATGGCTCTACCGCGTCGGGCTGAACTGGGCCACCTCCTGGTGGCGCAAGGTGCGCCGGGAGCGCCCGCTGCCGGAGACCCTGCCGCCCGTCGACGACGGCGACCCGACCGCGCTCGCCCTGCTCGACACCCTGCCGCTTGCGCAGCGGTCGGTGGTGGTGTGCCGGGTGCTGCTGCAGCTGTCCACCGCCGAGACCGCCGCCGCCCTCAGCCTGTCCGAGGGCACCGTCAAGAGCCGACTCTCTCGCGCGCTGAGCCACCTGCGCGCGGCCCTGCAGGAAGAAGAGGGCATGCGATGA
- a CDS encoding methylmalonyl-CoA mutase produces the protein MDADEIQAGRERWQQRYDGARKRNADFTTLSGMEVDPLYGPPEGVAYPGFERIGWPGEYPFTRGLHPTGYRGRAWTIRQFAGFGNAQQTNERYKLILGSGGGGLSVAFDMPTLMGRDSDDARSLGEVGHCGVAIDSAADMDVLFDGIKLQDVTTSMTISGPAVPVFCMYLVAAERQGADLGRLDGTLQTDIFKEYIAQKEWLFDPEPHLRLIGDLMEYCAHNIPKYKPLSVSGYHIREAGATAAQELAYTLADGFGYVELGLARGLDVNVFAPGLSFFFDAHVDFFEEIAKFRAARRIWARWMRDVYGATSDKAQWLRFHTQTAGVSLTAQQPVNNVVRTAVEALAAVLGGTNSLHTNALDETLALPTDESAEIALRTQLVLMEETGVVNVADPLGGSWYVEALTDRIEAEAEAIFERIRERGSDGTITSGILRGIEDGWFTSAIADSAYTYQRALEDGIKKIVGVNCHTGTVAKELEILRVSHEVEREQVKLLKGRKTDRDQGAVDAAIKKMIEVARTDGNMVPAMLDACRVEATLGEICDALRAEWGVYREPARF, from the coding sequence GTGGACGCCGACGAGATCCAGGCAGGTCGCGAGCGCTGGCAGCAGCGCTACGACGGCGCGCGCAAGCGCAACGCCGACTTCACCACCCTCAGCGGCATGGAGGTCGACCCGCTGTACGGCCCGCCCGAGGGCGTCGCCTACCCGGGCTTCGAGCGCATCGGCTGGCCGGGCGAGTACCCGTTCACCCGAGGGCTGCACCCGACCGGCTACCGGGGCCGCGCCTGGACCATCCGCCAGTTCGCGGGCTTCGGCAACGCCCAGCAGACCAACGAGCGGTACAAGCTGATCCTCGGCTCGGGCGGCGGCGGCCTGTCGGTCGCCTTCGACATGCCGACCCTGATGGGCCGCGACTCCGACGACGCCCGCTCGCTGGGCGAGGTCGGCCACTGCGGCGTGGCCATCGACTCCGCGGCCGACATGGACGTGCTGTTCGACGGCATCAAGCTGCAGGACGTCACCACCTCGATGACGATCTCCGGCCCGGCCGTGCCGGTGTTCTGCATGTACCTGGTCGCCGCCGAGCGCCAGGGCGCCGACCTGGGCAGGCTCGACGGCACGCTCCAGACCGACATCTTCAAGGAGTACATCGCGCAGAAGGAGTGGCTGTTCGACCCCGAGCCGCACCTGCGCCTCATCGGCGACCTGATGGAGTACTGCGCGCACAACATCCCGAAGTACAAGCCGCTGTCGGTGTCGGGCTACCACATCCGCGAGGCGGGCGCGACGGCCGCGCAGGAGCTGGCGTACACGCTGGCCGACGGCTTCGGCTACGTCGAGCTGGGCCTGGCGCGCGGCCTGGACGTGAACGTCTTCGCCCCCGGCCTGTCCTTCTTCTTCGACGCGCACGTCGACTTCTTCGAGGAGATCGCGAAGTTCCGCGCCGCCCGCCGCATCTGGGCCCGCTGGATGCGCGACGTGTACGGCGCGACCAGCGACAAGGCCCAGTGGCTGCGGTTCCACACGCAGACCGCCGGCGTCTCGCTGACCGCCCAGCAGCCGGTCAACAACGTGGTGCGCACCGCGGTCGAGGCGCTGGCGGCGGTGCTCGGCGGCACGAACTCGCTGCACACCAACGCCCTGGACGAGACCCTCGCGCTGCCCACCGACGAGTCGGCCGAGATCGCGCTGCGTACCCAGCTGGTGCTGATGGAGGAGACCGGCGTCGTCAACGTCGCCGACCCGCTCGGCGGCTCCTGGTACGTCGAGGCGCTGACGGACCGGATCGAGGCCGAGGCGGAGGCGATCTTCGAGCGGATCCGCGAGCGAGGCTCGGACGGCACCATCACCTCGGGCATCCTGCGCGGCATCGAGGACGGCTGGTTCACCTCCGCCATCGCCGACTCGGCCTACACCTACCAGCGGGCGCTGGAGGACGGCATCAAGAAGATCGTCGGCGTCAACTGCCACACCGGCACCGTCGCCAAGGAGCTGGAGATCCTGCGCGTCTCGCACGAGGTCGAGCGCGAGCAGGTGAAGCTGCTCAAGGGCCGTAAGACCGATCGGGACCAGGGTGCGGTCGACGCCGCGATCAAGAAGATGATCGAGGTCGCGCGCACCGACGGCAACATGGTCCCGGCGATGCTGGACGCCTGCCGGGTCGAGGCGACCCTCGGCGAGATCTGCGACGCGCTGCGCGCGGAGTGGGGCGTCTACCGCGAGCCCGCCCGGTTCTGA
- a CDS encoding penicillin acylase family protein, producing MPRRASSPYRRLRRTLAAASTLAVTAALASFVPTAPAAAAVLTPDDYCLEQCGDILPPGQNGNATLVDILGHQAFGTRPAHSADQLDKYANLIYNYAGLTDEQIPAYFNNSSFGVPAGQVERSYSPRSDVTVVRDKATGTPHVTGTTRAGTMFGAGFAGAEDRLFTMDLMRHVGRGTLTPFAGGAQGNRDLEQSVWRNAPYQEADLQAQVDALRNLGSRGQQLYDDVSNYIAGVNAYIAQCMADRDCPGEYVLTGHLDAVTNAGGPVQFTMTDLIAIAGVVGGLFGGGGGNEVQSALVRVAARARYGAAEGDAVWNAFRSRNDPEAVTTLHNGQSFPYGAAADDAPSVVLPDAGSVSVEPVVTNKTGSATSSITADSDLAAALGSLTIGPASRGMSNAAVISAANSATGHPVAVFGPQTGYFSPQLLMVQELQGPGISARGAAFAGINLYVLLGRGQDYAWSATSSGHDITDAYALPLCTTDGTAPTLTSNKYLYRGTCTAMEELSHTNSWTPSTADGTAAGSYKIVTYRTKLGLVAWRGKVGGAPYAFTRLRSTYRHEADSAIGFQMFNDPAAMGTPAAFAAAAATVGYAFNWFYVNATDTAYFDSGLNPVRAAGSNPNLPMKAEAAYEWQGYDAATNTAAYIPASAHPQGVNQDYFVSWNNKQAADFGAADGDFSFGAVHRGDLLDAPIKAAVASGQKFDRAGLVRVVENAGTTDLRGWKVLGKLIRVLESQPVADPALADAVAKLKAWQQAGAPRKETAAGSKAYAHADAIRIFDAWWPLLVRGEFKSGLGDQLYQTLVDTIQINESPSGGQTGDTSSYPTSLNEAQAHKGSSFQHGWWGYVDKDIRAVLGDPVAGGLGRTYCGGGVLSACRDMLLSTLAGANGQAATAVYPGDDHCAAGDQWCADAILQSPLGGITSPLTAWQNRPTYQQVVSFPAARGQDISNLAQGRSVSVSSTQLFYPAGNAVDGSPTSRWASSSSDNQSITVDLGSAKSVGRVLLRWEAAYGLQYRIDVSTNGTTWTTVWSTSSGNGGTDNDVFAPVSARYVRMQGVKRGTTYGYSLYEFETYSR from the coding sequence ATGCCCCGACGCGCGTCATCGCCGTACCGCCGACTCAGGCGCACCCTCGCCGCCGCCTCGACCCTGGCCGTCACCGCGGCCCTGGCCTCGTTCGTCCCCACCGCCCCGGCCGCCGCCGCGGTGCTCACCCCCGACGACTACTGCCTTGAGCAGTGCGGCGACATCCTGCCGCCCGGCCAGAACGGCAACGCCACCCTCGTCGACATCCTCGGCCACCAGGCGTTCGGCACCCGCCCCGCGCACTCGGCCGACCAGCTCGACAAGTACGCGAACCTGATCTACAACTACGCCGGCCTCACCGACGAGCAGATCCCCGCGTACTTCAACAACTCGTCGTTCGGCGTGCCCGCCGGGCAGGTCGAGCGCAGCTACTCGCCCCGCTCCGACGTCACGGTCGTGCGCGACAAAGCCACCGGCACCCCGCACGTCACCGGGACCACCCGCGCCGGGACCATGTTCGGCGCCGGATTCGCGGGCGCCGAGGACCGGCTGTTCACCATGGACCTGATGCGCCACGTCGGGCGGGGCACGCTGACCCCGTTCGCGGGCGGCGCCCAGGGCAACCGCGACCTGGAGCAGAGCGTCTGGCGCAACGCGCCGTACCAGGAGGCCGACCTCCAGGCGCAGGTGGACGCGCTGCGCAACCTGGGCAGCCGCGGCCAGCAGCTGTACGACGACGTCAGCAACTACATCGCGGGCGTCAACGCCTACATCGCCCAGTGCATGGCCGACCGCGACTGCCCCGGGGAGTACGTGCTGACCGGGCACCTCGACGCGGTCACCAACGCGGGCGGCCCGGTGCAGTTCACCATGACCGACCTGATCGCCATCGCGGGCGTGGTCGGCGGCCTGTTCGGCGGCGGCGGCGGCAACGAGGTCCAGTCCGCGCTGGTACGGGTCGCCGCCCGCGCCCGCTACGGCGCCGCCGAGGGCGACGCGGTGTGGAACGCGTTCCGCTCGCGCAACGACCCCGAGGCGGTGACGACCCTCCACAACGGCCAGAGCTTCCCCTACGGCGCCGCCGCCGACGACGCCCCGAGCGTGGTCCTGCCCGACGCGGGCTCGGTCAGCGTCGAGCCGGTGGTCACGAACAAGACCGGCTCGGCGACCAGCTCGATCACGGCCGACTCAGACCTGGCGGCCGCGCTGGGCAGCCTGACCATCGGCCCGGCCAGCCGGGGCATGTCCAACGCGGCGGTGATCTCGGCGGCGAACTCGGCCACCGGGCACCCGGTCGCCGTGTTCGGCCCGCAGACCGGCTACTTCTCCCCGCAGCTGCTGATGGTGCAGGAGCTCCAGGGCCCGGGCATCAGCGCCCGCGGCGCCGCGTTCGCCGGGATCAACCTGTACGTGCTGCTCGGCCGCGGCCAGGACTACGCGTGGAGCGCCACCTCGTCGGGGCACGACATCACCGACGCGTACGCGCTGCCGCTGTGCACCACCGACGGCACCGCCCCCACCCTGACCAGCAACAAGTACCTCTACCGCGGCACCTGCACCGCGATGGAGGAGCTGTCGCACACCAACAGCTGGACGCCGAGCACGGCCGACGGGACCGCCGCCGGGTCATACAAGATCGTCACGTACCGGACGAAGCTGGGCCTGGTCGCCTGGCGCGGCAAGGTCGGCGGGGCGCCGTACGCGTTCACCCGGCTGCGCTCCACCTACCGGCACGAGGCCGACTCCGCGATCGGGTTCCAGATGTTCAACGACCCGGCCGCGATGGGCACCCCCGCCGCCTTCGCCGCCGCCGCGGCCACCGTCGGCTACGCCTTCAACTGGTTCTACGTCAACGCCACCGACACCGCGTACTTCGACTCCGGCCTCAACCCGGTGCGCGCGGCCGGATCCAACCCGAACCTGCCGATGAAGGCCGAGGCGGCGTACGAGTGGCAGGGCTACGACGCGGCGACCAACACCGCCGCGTACATCCCGGCCTCGGCCCACCCGCAGGGCGTCAACCAGGACTACTTCGTCAGCTGGAACAACAAGCAGGCGGCCGACTTCGGCGCCGCCGACGGCGACTTCAGCTTCGGCGCCGTGCACCGCGGCGACCTGCTCGACGCCCCGATCAAGGCGGCGGTGGCGAGCGGCCAGAAGTTCGACCGGGCGGGCCTGGTCCGCGTCGTCGAGAACGCCGGGACCACCGACCTGCGCGGCTGGAAGGTGCTCGGCAAGCTGATCCGGGTGCTGGAGAGCCAGCCCGTCGCCGATCCGGCCCTGGCCGACGCCGTCGCCAAGCTCAAGGCCTGGCAGCAGGCCGGAGCCCCGCGCAAGGAGACGGCGGCCGGTTCGAAGGCGTACGCCCACGCCGACGCGATCCGCATCTTCGACGCGTGGTGGCCGCTGCTGGTCCGGGGCGAGTTCAAGTCCGGCCTCGGCGACCAGCTCTACCAGACGCTCGTCGACACCATCCAGATCAACGAGTCGCCCTCGGGCGGCCAGACCGGCGACACCTCCAGCTACCCGACCTCGCTCAACGAGGCCCAGGCCCACAAGGGCTCCTCGTTCCAGCACGGCTGGTGGGGGTACGTCGACAAGGACATCCGCGCCGTGCTCGGCGACCCGGTCGCCGGGGGCCTCGGGCGGACGTACTGCGGCGGCGGCGTGCTCAGCGCCTGCCGGGACATGCTGCTGTCGACCCTGGCCGGCGCGAACGGCCAGGCCGCGACCGCGGTCTACCCCGGCGACGACCACTGCGCCGCGGGCGACCAGTGGTGCGCCGACGCGATCCTGCAGTCCCCGCTCGGCGGCATCACCTCGCCGCTGACGGCGTGGCAGAACCGACCGACATACCAGCAGGTGGTGTCGTTCCCGGCCGCTCGCGGCCAGGACATCAGCAACCTGGCGCAGGGGCGCTCGGTGTCGGTGAGCAGCACCCAGCTGTTCTATCCGGCGGGCAACGCGGTCGACGGCAGCCCGACGTCGCGCTGGGCCAGCTCGTCCAGTGACAACCAGAGCATCACGGTCGACCTGGGCAGTGCGAAGTCCGTCGGGCGGGTGCTGCTGCGCTGGGAGGCGGCGTACGGCCTGCAGTACCGCATCGACGTCTCCACCAACGGCACCACCTGGACCACCGTCTGGTCCACGAGCAGCGGCAACGGCGGCACCGACAACGACGTCTTCGCCCCCGTCTCCGCCCGCTACGTCCGCATGCAGGGCGTCAAACGCGGCACCACCTACGGCTACTCCCTCTACGAATTCGAGACCTACTCCCGCTGA
- a CDS encoding DNA-binding protein — protein sequence MSSAFWDDLTDNLDDPEFLRAYLTESVRISTIDALVNALEEARESARINKAELARAIGAEPAVVRRLLSATSPNPTIGTLAEVAAALGLRIRLEPMPEDERRAVTDALRTGRPTPETRTRFAPAA from the coding sequence GTGAGCAGCGCGTTCTGGGACGACCTCACCGACAACCTGGACGACCCCGAGTTCCTGCGCGCCTACCTCACCGAGTCCGTACGCATCTCCACCATCGATGCACTGGTCAATGCGCTGGAGGAGGCGCGCGAGTCCGCCCGGATCAACAAGGCCGAACTAGCCCGAGCGATCGGCGCCGAGCCTGCCGTGGTCCGGCGACTGCTCTCGGCGACCAGCCCGAACCCCACCATCGGCACCCTCGCTGAAGTCGCCGCCGCCCTGGGCCTGCGGATCCGCCTCGAACCGATGCCCGAGGACGAGCGCCGCGCCGTCACCGACGCGCTCCGCACCGGCAGACCGACGCCGGAGACCAGGACCCGGTTCGCTCCGGCGGCGTGA